The genomic window CGCTGGGCATTGTAGACCGGACGCCGTCGGGCCTGCTCCTGCTCCTGCTCGCGCCTGGCGCCGAAGCGCCCGGAGAACACGCTGAACGGGTCCTGAAAGCCGTCGGCAAAGGCGGTGAATGAGGAATCGGCTCTGCCGTTCACGCCCATCGACCAGGTCGGGCGATGACCGGTCGCCGTCTGGGCCTGATAGCGGGCGATGTCGGCGTCCGTCATGCCGTTGAAATAATTGTAGGAGCGGTTGTATTTGCGCACATGATCGAGGCAGAAATGGAAGAATTTCCCCTCGCGGCCGCGGCCCTGCGGGGCCGGATAGGCGCCGGCCTGCGTGCAGCCGGGCTCGGCGCAGCGCGGGCTTCGCGCGCGCAGCATCTCTTCCGCGTTCGGCTTGACGCGGATGCGATCGAAATATTTCGAGTCCAGTTTCATCGAGCAGATTATGGGTATGCGAGCCAGGCGAAGCAAGCGAGAGGTTGCGACATCATGTCCGTCAAACAGCAAA from Hyphomicrobiales bacterium includes these protein-coding regions:
- a CDS encoding DnaJ domain-containing protein, with protein sequence MKLDSKYFDRIRVKPNAEEMLRARSPRCAEPGCTQAGAYPAPQGRGREGKFFHFCLDHVRKYNRSYNYFNGMTDADIARYQAQTATGHRPTWSMGVNGRADSSFTAFADGFQDPFSVFSGRFGARREQEQEQARRRPVYNAQRKSLAALNLDGTASAAEIKSRYKALVKRHHPDANGGDRSSEHRLREIIQAYTYLKSAGFC